From one Phocaeicola salanitronis DSM 18170 genomic stretch:
- a CDS encoding TetR/AcrR family transcriptional regulator, translated as MITNREEVLENALRVFAKMNYEKASLVTIAKACGLSKWGLIYYYSFKQDLFVAVVDKYIFATQDPANKFSFRGGTLLEFIDHHVESVEKTMRRIVGLLDDGNNPQGCSYNFYYFHLLMQVRQYYPDAGAKFAALFEKDRKLWRDIIERAKSSGEIRAEVDTEETVAMFREVFYGLSFEQAFLSGLDTGELSRKLRFIYSLIKA; from the coding sequence ATGATAACAAACCGGGAAGAAGTGCTGGAGAACGCCTTGCGGGTGTTCGCCAAGATGAACTACGAGAAGGCAAGTCTGGTGACTATCGCCAAAGCCTGCGGGCTGTCCAAGTGGGGGCTGATTTATTACTACTCCTTCAAGCAAGACCTGTTCGTGGCGGTGGTGGACAAATACATCTTCGCCACGCAAGACCCTGCCAACAAGTTCAGCTTCCGGGGCGGCACGCTGCTGGAGTTCATCGACCACCATGTGGAAAGCGTGGAAAAGACCATGCGCCGCATCGTAGGCTTGCTCGACGACGGGAACAACCCGCAGGGATGCAGCTACAACTTCTACTACTTCCACCTGTTGATGCAAGTGCGGCAGTATTACCCCGATGCCGGGGCGAAGTTCGCCGCCCTGTTCGAGAAAGACCGGAAGCTGTGGCGCGACATTATCGAGCGGGCGAAGTCGTCGGGCGAAATCCGCGCGGAGGTGGACACGGAGGAAACCGTCGCCATGTTCCGCGAGGTATTCTACGGCTTGTCTTTCGAGCAGGCTTTCCTCTCCGGTCTGGACACGGGGGAACTCTCCCGCAAGCTCCGTTTCATCTATTCGCTGATTAAAGCCTGA
- a CDS encoding ATP-binding protein: MKHIERRKYLDELVSLRNNGMIKIITGMRRCGKSYLLFEIFTSYLESNGIAPDHIIKVDLEDYRNRAMRNPDNLYAYVESRITDGDMYYILLDEVQMLDQFEDVLNGFLRIRNADIYVTGSNAKFLSKDIITEFRGRGFEVKMYPLSFSEYMSAYPGTVQAGLNEYMLYGGLPQILSYPTEEQKVRFLKALFDETYLKDIKERYEIRKDDDLEELINIIASGIGALTNPNKLANTFQSEKKSPLSSDTVKNYIDYLCDSFLIEKSTRYDIKGKRYINSPYKYYFMDLGLRNARINFRQSEKSHLMENMVYNELRIRGFNVDVGVVPVVRRGEDGKQHRSSLEVDFVCNLGSRRYYIQSAYRMESDEKIRQERASLLRVDDSFKKIIVIGEESPITRDEAGITTISIYEFLLKENSLEL, translated from the coding sequence ATGAAGCATATAGAACGAAGAAAATACTTGGATGAACTCGTTTCCTTGCGGAACAACGGTATGATTAAGATTATAACCGGGATGCGCAGGTGTGGCAAGTCGTACTTGCTCTTTGAGATATTTACCTCGTATCTGGAAAGCAACGGCATCGCCCCAGACCATATCATAAAGGTGGATTTGGAAGATTACAGGAACCGTGCCATGAGAAATCCGGACAACCTTTATGCCTATGTGGAAAGCCGCATCACGGACGGGGATATGTATTACATCCTATTGGACGAGGTACAGATGCTCGACCAGTTTGAAGATGTGCTGAACGGCTTCCTTAGAATACGCAATGCGGATATTTATGTAACGGGTAGCAATGCGAAATTCCTGTCCAAAGACATCATTACGGAATTTCGGGGGCGTGGCTTCGAGGTGAAAATGTACCCGTTGAGTTTCAGCGAATACATGTCCGCTTATCCCGGAACGGTGCAGGCCGGGCTTAACGAATACATGCTGTATGGCGGGCTTCCGCAGATTCTGTCCTACCCAACGGAAGAACAGAAGGTGCGTTTCCTGAAAGCCCTGTTCGACGAGACCTACCTGAAGGACATCAAAGAGCGTTACGAGATACGCAAGGACGACGACCTGGAGGAACTCATCAACATTATAGCATCGGGCATCGGCGCGCTGACCAATCCGAACAAGCTGGCAAACACGTTCCAAAGCGAGAAGAAATCGCCCCTGTCCAGCGATACCGTCAAGAATTACATTGACTACCTCTGCGATTCGTTCCTGATAGAGAAGTCCACCCGCTACGACATCAAGGGGAAACGCTACATCAATTCCCCCTATAAGTATTACTTCATGGACTTGGGGCTGCGCAACGCTCGGATTAACTTCCGCCAGTCGGAGAAAAGCCATCTGATGGAGAACATGGTTTATAACGAACTGCGGATACGTGGCTTCAATGTGGATGTAGGCGTCGTTCCTGTCGTCCGCAGAGGCGAGGACGGGAAACAGCACCGTTCCAGCCTTGAGGTCGATTTTGTTTGCAATCTGGGGAGCAGACGGTATTACATACAGTCGGCCTACCGGATGGAATCCGATGAGAAAATAAGGCAGGAACGGGCTTCCCTGTTGAGAGTGGACGATTCTTTCAAGAAGATTATCGTTATCGGAGAGGAAAGCCCCATAACAAGGGATGAAGCCGGGATTACGACCATCAGCATTTACGAATTCTTGCTTAAGGAAAATTCACTGGAACTTTAA